ttactgtgacatcatcagtataCATACACCACTGTTTACTGTGACGTCATCAGAAGCAGGCTTCAGTAACATGGCTGCTGCTTCATACACTGTGATGAGTTAACTAGAGTCCATAAATGTGATTCCTTTGATCAAACTGAATGATCGATAGATTCACGAACACTGACTGGTCTCTGCTGACTGGTCTCTGCTGACTGGTCTCTGCTGACTGGTCTCTGCTCACTGGTCTCTGATCACTGGTCTCTGCTCACTGGTCTCTGCTCACTGGTCTCTGCTCACTGGTCTCTGCTCACTGGTCTCTGATCACTGGTCTCTGCTCACTGGTCTCTGCTCACtggtctctgctctctgatcaCTGGTCTCTGCTCACTGGTCTCTGCTCACTGGTCTCTGCTCACTGGTCTCTGATCACTGGTCTCTGCTCACTGGTCTCTGGtcactggtctctggtctctgatCACTGGTCTCTGCTCACTGGTCTCTGCtcactggtctctggtctctgctcACTGGTCTCTGATCACTGGTCTCtgctctctggtctctggtctctgctcACTGGTCTCTGCtcactggtctctggtctctggtcacTGGTCTCTGCTGACTGATCAGCTGAACACTAACCAGGTGATCACGGGTGAAGATGTGTTTCATGCATATGTTTTAGTCACCATGTTTCTATGCAGAAAGAATATATCAACATCTGTACACAAAGATGACATCACAAAAGCAAAGAACTGTTCTTACACTTAAAAtggtcatttcttttttcttgtaaaatcTATATAAAAACTCACACTTTTTGATTACTTTATCTCTGAATTGGAATGCTCAGGCATAACTTCAGACATGTCAATGTAATAACAAGCTTTTATACAAGCagaagtctgtgtgtttggactGTAGATGGAACTCACTCCAAAGAGGCACAGTAGACTGTTGTGCTACTTTATGTGCACCAGAATGACGTGGGTTTTTCTATACTTTGGCTTTCATAGGACATCAAGCCTAATGAATGTCTTTCATCAATGACACAATCAAACTATGAAGCAAGGAATCTCTTTCTGCCTGTGTAGACCGGTCATTTGTCTGGAGAACAGTTAATCCGACCTACGTTTAATATTTATGCACTTTGAATTAACATAGCAGCGCTCTGTGCAGAGAGGAATACATATCCTCTAGAGAGCCAATCATCAGTCTTCAGAGTTGAGCTCAGACAACAACCAGCTGCTAAACGTCAGTAAAAccaaggagaggaaggagatgaagaCACACACCCATGTCTACATCAATAGACCTGAGAATCAGCATCACCAACAACCTGACAGGGTCCTCACAACTCCATCCTGCTGAAGAAAGGTCATCAATGGCTTTACTTCTGAAGGAAACTGAAGAAGAGCAATACAAACTGTACAAACATGAGACAGAGAGCTCTACAGCAGGGGATTTAATCCAGAACATCATTGGTTCATTAgtggttacattacattacagtcatttagcagacgcttttatccaaagcgacttacagtcagtagtatgttacatatcattcacccattcacacactgatgacaggctaccatcaaggtgccaccatcagactctaactaacattcatcatccagtccacaccgatggccttcaggagcaacttggggttaagtgtcttgcccaaggacacatcaacatggactgccgaagctgggtatcaaaccgccgatcctctgattggagaactatcttgctctccactacgccacagccgcccttggTGATGTTGGTGAGAAGATCTCAAAGATATTAAAAGACAAGCTGTTCACCTGATGAGGTCtggataaaaaaacagcaaaccaGAGCAGCTTCTCTCCTCTTCGTTCATCCTCCACATAGgatcttttttgtgtgtttttcttttgtacaaaATGGGACAACAAACTGCATTTGGTTTAACAGCCCTGTTGCACAATGACAATTAATAACCTTGTAAGCTCCACTTGTGACTTTTCCACCGAATAAATATCTATGCTCTACTTTATTGTACCTGTTTTCAGATTGATTcatcctctgtgtttgtttctcacaGCTGACCAAATTAACTAGGGGTTTATTTCAACCAAGTGTTGGTGTTTAGGTGAGTTAAACTTAGGTTCTGTGGAGTTTGAATAAagcatgtttctgtttgtgttcaggCTGCAGTCTGGCAGGCTCTAAACCACTACGCCTACCTGGATGCTGTCTTCCTCGCTGAGAGACTCTACGCTGAAGGTAACCCTCATACAGATGccctctacctgtctgtctgtctatctgtagAGTTGTTCTCATACCGACACCAGTATGGGAAATGTCTACAATCCATCCTTAAATACGTCTATGCACCGATCTGCAGTTTACACTTATTTGCAGTACACCGGAACAACTACAACAGGTTTCAGGGTCATTTCCCGATCCCTACGCCTTGATCCATACGCCCGATCCCTACGCCTCGATCCCTACTCCCCGATCCATACGCCCCGATCCCTACGCCTCGATCCCTACTCCCCGATCCATACGCCCCGATCCCTACGCATTGATCCATACGCCCCGATCCCTACGCCTTGATCCATACGCCCCTATCCCTACGCCTTGATCCATACGCCCCTATCCCCACGCCTTGATCCATATATCCCACGCCTTGATCCATACGCCCTATCCCCACGCCTTGATCCATACGCCCCTATCCCTACGCCTTGATCCACGCCCCTATCCCACGCCTTGATCCATACGCCCCTATCCCCACGCCTTGATCCATACGCCCCTATCCCCACGCCTTGATCCATACGCCCCTATCCCTACGCCTTGATCCATACGCCCCTATCCCCACGCCTTGATCCATACGCCCCTATCCCCACGCCTTGATCCATACGCCCCTATCCCTACGCCTTGATCCATACGCCCCTATCCCTACGCCTTGATCCATAAGCCCCTATCCCCACGCCTTGATCCATACGCCCCTATCCCTACGCCTCGATCCCtacgtccgtctgtctgtctctcggTGAGGTCCGAGGAGGCCATCTATCTGTTGGCTACAAGCTGACCTAAcaatctacctgtctgtctacctgtctgtctctcagtgagGTCCGAGGAGGCCCTGTACCTGTTGGCTACATGCTACTACCGCTCGGGGAAGCCATATAAAGCGTACTGGCTGCTGAAGGCTCACAGTTGCTCCACGCCGCAGGTTCGATTCTTGTTGGCAAAGTGCTGCGTCGAACTTAGCAAGTAAGAACTCATGTAAACCAGTAAACCTTTTAACTAACCCATTTCATACCAGTAGAAACTGACATTTATTATGTCTTTCAAAAGAGCTCGTAATTCTTACGCATttgaaattgaaacaaaatgtcttcctttctatctacctgtctgtctctcaggctGGCTGAAGGAGAACAGGTCCTGATTGGTGGAGTGCTGAACAAACAGAAGAGTcaggatgacatcatcacagagTTTGGAGACTCTGCCCCCTTCACACTTTCGTTACTGGGACACATTtactggtaaaaaaacaactttgggCTGGTATCTGGAGCCGCCAGACTATTACCAATAtgcacactcacgcacacactcacacagacacactcacaaacgcagacacactcacacactctctcacacacacgcacactcacgcacacacacacactcacacacacacacacacggaaaacAGCTCCGCTCTAATATCAGCTGATTGTTAAAGGGGCGTGTCTACACTCGTCGTTCCAACCATAATTCATTAACACAACTCTAATTGTTCATATATATTGACTTATATAGTCACCGATATCTAATTTAAGTCCTATGTAATTAATAGAAGTTAATATTAAAATCGTATGAATGAATTCATTAATTGTTAAAACCAGATCACCAGTAACAGTTTGTTACTGGTGTTAaccatagaaataaaaagattcCCTTTCAACTCAACAGTGCTATACggtcagagcggcggccataTTCACGTGAACCGTTACCATGGCGACCGTTGTAGGGGGCTATCTTTGATATAAACTACCCCGACTGTAGGGGAGGTGAGGTTTAGCAGAACGACTTAGACGAGCAGTGGAGTAGAAACGCAACAACGGCGAGCTCCAAACCACATTGACGTGTGgcgtcaccatgacaactaTAAACATTCTCCATTATCCTTTGCACTGTTCAATCGATCACGTTAAGAGATCAATGCCTCCTACTCACATTTCTATGTTTACATGACGGAGCTGTCTGTCATCAGCTAACAGTTCAACCAGTCTGCTAATGGTGTAAATGAGACACACTGCTTACTGACCcgactctgtctgtctgtctgtctgtctgtctgtctgtctgtctgtctgtctgtctgagcagTAAGACAGATCGTGTTGCTAAAGGTGCAGAGTGTTTCCAGAGAAGTTTAACTCTCAACCCGTTCCTCTGGTCGCCTTTCCAGAACCTGTCACCAGAACCTCTGtcaccaggtaacacacacacacacacacacacacacacacacacacacacacacacacacacacacacacacacacacacacactgaccagGTGAGTCTTCCCACTGTTTAACCTCATCATGTGATCATTGGATTTACTTGTTGTGGTCTGTGTTCCAGGAGAGAAACCAGATCCAGATCAAGTCTTTAGGTTGTCCTCTCTACACAACTCCTCTATAGCACCGCTCCCTCCATCCGTTAGCCCCGCCCAGAACCCCTCCCACCGCCTAGACACCGCCCTCATGGAGACGCCCCAGGACACTCTGGTACGTAAAACACACCTCCACTACTCTCTGAACACACCTAGTCATGTAATCAAATAATAGCATCGTTGAGGAGGTTGTAGTCTGATAATCAGATTAATTGATCAGACTAATAATATCATCAGTGTtgtaatatgttgtttttctctccccagGAGTTGAATCGCCTGAATCTAGAATCGTCTAACGGAAAGCTGATGTCTGATTTGTCGGTTTCCTACATTGACTCCTCCCTAATCTCCCCTGAGACCGGCTCCCTATTGGGTAACTCGGTTTCCATGGCGTCAGCTGGCTCCTTGTTGGCTAAACAGAACAAGCCCAAGAGTGGGTGGAGTTTACTTGGAGGACCTGCAGCACTCAGCCCGCTGACACCCAGGTGAGGTATTTAGCAATACCTGTACAGGTAAAGGTACGCACACATTACACTTCTGTCCAACTAATATTCATTAGATTCCCATTCACATCTATTGAAACCTGTCTGGGCAAATTTAACCCACCAATAGATAACACTGATGCTCAGTGATGTTAGCAGTCGACCAATAGAAAcactttgtttcagtttgtcatcaatattattttttcatccaTAAAATGATGGAAATGTATATGAATGGAAACAAAGTAAGCGTACCTGTCTGATGGTTCACCTGTCTGATGGTTCACCTGTCTGATGGTTCACCTGTCTGATGTTCTGTTAGCATGTGTAATACTTGTCCACATGCTCTTAACCAATAGGGGGCAGCCTCTCACCTCTGTCTCTGGGTCCAGGTAATCTAAATTTACAGTAATTGGttattaaaaatcaataaaacctCAGAAAAGAAATCCACAAAAGTCCAAATAACCGTCTGTCTTCTAATCTTCATGTGAGGCGTCGACACTCTGAGTCACTCACGTTGGTTCTTCGGTCCGAGTATGTTTTCATAGTTTATCTGGATTGAATCCAAAGTGGAAGTAACGGTAAAACAACATGCATTGATGACTTTAGGAGACTCTTCTGGCGGAAGGGAGGAGAGCGTGCAGAAGCTCAGGGCGACAGACCTTCAGGTAGCTGTAGAAACTCAAACTCAACCAGTGCCAATCCCGGTACCGGAGGTCTGACTCCCTCTCTGTTGCTGCCGTTACACTGCCCGCTGTAACCCCCGGCGCTGGGGTTTGAACCCGCTGCCCTTCTGGTGAAGTTCTCTCCTGGCGATGGGGGGAGTTTggattttggggatttttatcaaataaacGCACCAGAAAAACGTTCTTTGAGCGTGATTGACAAGCTCTCAGCTGTTTGTCttgtcctctcatgttggactgaggacagactggacgcttcagtgactcactatcgcctAACAGGTTACAAGTGGTACTACAAGACAGGACGGGCTgaggctagctggttagcatgctaacattgagTTGATATCTCTTTCGAGCAATACAAAGACGTCTTTGACTTCAAAATGTAACTTCTTTGAAAAGCTGAAGCTTTCCATCATACATAGCTTtgactctgtgttttctgtagtTTTGGCATCCTGTCCCTGGAGCCCAGCCCCGGAGACCCCACGTATTTACAGAACTATTCAGCTACCATGGATACACAATCTACAGCTCCCAGCAAGAAGGTACACAAGCATTACACACGCATTACACACAGGTATTACACACACGTTACACACACGTTATACAGACATTACACACACGTTATACATGAATAATATCTGACCTGAGTTACCACCAATGAGAGCTAAAGACAGCCATGTTCTTATTTTAAACATCTGTATTGacccagtttttattttaaacatctgtATTGACCAAGTTCTTATTTTAAACATCTGTACTGaccaagtttttattttaaacatctgtACTGACCAAGTTCTTGTTTTAAACATCTGTATCGGCCCAGAATCGGTGCATCCCTGACACACATTACACTCAGTATCTCTTCATACTTCATGTTAGTCATCCAGCAGGAGGCACTCTACATGATGCATAATAGACCTTAATGATGAAGATCGATGGGtttattttatctctctctcagtctgtctccaGGATCAGTCAGTCAAAATCTGTCTTCAGTCAGAGTGGGAACAGCAGAGATGTTCTCCCCATCCCCttcaaccaatcacagagctccGCCCCTCACTCCAGGTAACTCTAGCAACCAATAAAAGACCTCTGTTGCTCACACCAGGAAGCTATAGCAACCAATCATAGGGCTCTACCCCTCCTCAAGTTGAATGTAGGAGGGGCGGGGCCTCAGCTCTCAATATCAGCTGGGACTTCATTAAGTCTGTCCACGGATTTCTGGTCCAATCAGAAAGCAGCcggggagacagacagatggctTGTGTCCATTAAGGTCTGTTTgacaacctgtctgtctctcagtggcCTCTGTCAGTCTGATGACATGTCTGTCTgacaacctgtctgtctctcagtggcCTCTGTCAGTCTGATGACATGTCAGTTTaatgacctgtctgtctctcagtggcTCCCCTCAGGTCCTCAGTCCCAGTATGTCTGGTCCTCCAAACGTTCAGCCCAGAAGAAGCTCCAGACTGTTTACCAGTGCCAGTTCTACTGCCAAGGTACTGTGTTACCACAGTAATAAAGTACTACTACATCACTATACTGCTGAACTTGTACTGATTTAAGTACTGCTTTACCTCATAacgtctgtttctgtttcttcagGAGAACAGCAAGAAGTTAAAGATGAAGTTTCCTACAAAGATCCCCAACAggaaaactaaatgtaaatcaGCAAAGACGTCAAACAGCA
This genomic window from Anoplopoma fimbria isolate UVic2021 breed Golden Eagle Sablefish chromosome 11, Afim_UVic_2022, whole genome shotgun sequence contains:
- the cdc27 gene encoding cell division cycle protein 27 homolog isoform X2, producing MTVLQEPVQAAVWQALNHYAYLDAVFLAERLYAEVRSEEALYLLATCYYRSGKPYKAYWLLKAHSCSTPQVRFLLAKCCVELSKLAEGEQVLIGGVLNKQKSQDDIITEFGDSAPFTLSLLGHIYCKTDRVAKGAECFQRSLTLNPFLWSPFQNLCVPGEKPDPDQVFRLSSLHNSSIAPLPPSVSPAQNPSHRLDTALMETPQDTLELNRLNLESSNGKLMSDLSVSYIDSSLISPETGSLLGNSVSMASAGSLLAKQNKPKSGWSLLGGPAALSPLTPSFGILSLEPSPGDPTYLQNYSATMDTQSTAPSKKSVSRISQSKSVFSQSGNSRDVLPIPFNQSQSSAPHSSGSPQVLSPSMSGPPNVQPRRSSRLFTSASSTAKENSKKLKMKFPTKIPNRKTKCKSAKTSNSSNLNESLDILRLDASLSLPDTKIPQYQRAAADSVMALLRELGRGYQALFSYNCREAINILTALPPQHYNTGWVLTHIGRAYFELAEYTQAERLFSEVRRIESYRVEGMDIYSTTLWHLQKDVALSALSKDLTDMDKNCPEAWCVAGNCFSLQREQDIAIKFFQRAIQVDPGFAYAYTLLGHEFVLTEELDRALACFRNAIRVNKRHYNAWYGLGMIYYKQEKFNLAEIHFKKALNINPQSSVLLCHIGVVQHALKKSDAALETLNRAIVIDPKNPLCKFHRASILFANDKYTAALQELEELKQIVPKESLVYFLIGKVYKKLGQTHLALMNFSWAMDLDPKGANNQIKEAIDKRYLPEDEGETVDDSLDIGIRVDTEDTELDTAESDDVL